One window of the Bombus pyrosoma isolate SC7728 linkage group LG5, ASM1482585v1, whole genome shotgun sequence genome contains the following:
- the LOC122567541 gene encoding uncharacterized protein LOC122567541 isoform X3 has protein sequence MFARRIVVRFNSLVLRFDENGNREMSVSPTNEQPSLEMEKTPLEDNSLKVSPVQNVARQDSGVPEDLASPLVEVDKPLHEDDMDSTINSDCNITVIHVTESSEATKPDSTLNNERKDYTGEGKDSKDGSDSGVEGCATEVPRVRSRNSIDYASSCGGLDEASCDSSLVSCCSVYEDPCATLPDDVRLTNGGEGTSEGGSESSSIAGSVSARANRTNTKRTIAVSNTSKKKTTTTETQKNARVKPTPLSTNYSATPARSKPRTATPRGILSKTQPTTRDRARSREKPAVRENSNDNTANNSRVTTTFRSGLNSMPPRTRTRPIPDSLPSVLTTEINKDLAQRGRGQSGSCRSRGGSSTRGARTPSSTPSEEIRKPLSTPRVPYTGRAEASKASRPDKMTTSMDNKALDTYATLPRRNRNKISIAKVSEKTDRTIRSRSGSRDASLSRQQIEKKTTTKDSSGHKSLPPYPRHKTVEKTRIYHETSVQTGLTGHDIENALSGVPNAVTGPEVVERLHEQCQTEGTWEDMHAMQTDLKRLNEETSQQKEENEKLKAEIVEVKRLLEEEQADHAFARQELDRNAQRVLAMLGTPQSEHAEGSDSFLELECHLQSSGQVVANQQLEIADLQSLCRMLSRDLEKSLAAQKALLQQQQELEAESAEMQDFLQEEKATLADALKEAETELAKKEELLTKRELELERQTEECKHLVRISEQRRQENLSMSMKLNAVERRSRELLLTQGAAVSGAAVALSGLGTRLEGLVDQLITSYSISVKDLEDVIYHNEAYSRSNSSIESSPVSSKHSLKECTPSPKSGSFVSAVIGAIRNAATHPFATKNTDKKSTLESAKQMYKELSMESSSDLLDFETEPCLMMESVLEDVPLPDTYSHNMVSSSDSLRRALSFPETVDESNLKKTRTNEECSSLTNLTQAILHRRKVENEEDDDCDSISESDTGTNEGPLASDYCPAVGLVDQVIDVDNLVTKLLKVLRIIQLDNDTCIQELKEEKSELETKLEVTVTELEELRKIVDSLHQSDEILSNTSDRRRSVMENCRLLIKEAGKEELKFDEPAVANNSGGATNCEDLNANAAAQPSS, from the exons AATGGCAACCGCGAAATGAGCGTGTCACCGACGAACGAGCAACCAAGCCTCGAGATGGAGAAGACGCCGCTCGAGGACAACAGTCTGAAAGTTTCGCCAGTGCAGAATGTGGCGAGGCAAGACTCCGGAGTTCCGGAGGACCTCGCCTCGCCATTGGTCGAAGTCGATAAGCCTTTGCACGAGGATGATATGGACTCGACGATAAACAGCGACTGCAACATCACCGTGATCCACGTCACCGAATCTTCCGAGGCAACTAAGCCAGATTCAACTCTGAACAACGAGAGGAAGGATTATACGGGTGAAGGGAAGGACAGCAAAGACGGAAGCGACAGTGGAGTGGAGGGATGCGCCACCGAGGTGCCAAGG GTACGAAGTCGGAACAGCATAGATTATGCGAGCAGCTGCGGCGGCCTCGACGAGGCGTCCTGCGATTCCAGTCTAGTCAGTTGTTGCTCCGTCTACGAGGACCCATGCGCAACTTTGCCCGACGACGTGAGGTTGACCAACGGTGGAGAAGGTACCAGCGAAGGTGGTAGCGAAAGTTCCTCCATAGCAGGCAGCGTTTCCGCCAGGGCAAATCGAACGAACACCAAGAGAACCATAGCCGTCTCCAACACtagtaaaaagaaaaccaCTACGACCGAGACTCAAAAGAACGCTAGGGTAAAGCCAACGCCATTAAGCACCAATTATTCGGCGACTCCAGCACGTTCCAAGCCACGTACCGCGACTCCAAGGGGCATCCTGAGCAAAACACAGCCAACGACGAGGGACAGGGCCCGGTCCCGGGAGAAACCTGCTGTCAGAGAGAATAGTAATGATAACACGGCAAATAACAGTCGAGTGACGACGACATTCCGTTCAGGATTGAATTCAATGCCGCCGCGAACGAGGACGAGGCCGATTCCCGATTCACTGCCATCCGTACTCACCACGGAAATTAACAAGGACCTGGCGCAGCGTGGCCGAGGTCAGAGCGGTAGCTGCAGATCTAGAGGTGGGTCCAGTACACGTGGCGCACGCACGCCGAGTTCGACGCCGTCCGAAGAGATTCGAAAACCTCTGTCCACCCCTAGGGTACCTTACACAGGTCGTGCCGAAGCTTCGAAAGCTTCTAGACCGGATAAGATGACCACAAGTATGGATAACAAGGCGCTGGATACGTACGCCACGTTACCTAGAAGGAACaggaataaaataagtatCGCTAAAGTCAGTGAAAAGACGGACAGGACTATCAGAAGTAGATCTGGAAGTAGAGACGCGAGCCTGAGTAGACAACAGATCGAAAAGAAGACCACAACCAAAGATTCTTCGGGGCACAAGAGTCTGCCGCCATATCCTAGGCATAAGACCGTGGAGAAGACGCGTATTTACCACGAGACCAGCGTGCAAACTGGTCTGACCGGTCACGATATTGAGAACGCTTTGTCCGGGGTGCCGAACGCTGTCACTGGCCCGGAAGTGGTGGAGAGACTGCACGAACAATGTCAAACGGAGGGCACGTGGGAGGACATGCACGCGATGCAGACCGACTTGAAAAGgttaaacgaagaaacgtcgCAGCAAAAAGAGGAGAACGAGAAGTTAAAGGCTGAGATCGTGGAAGTGAAGCGTCTTCTTGAAGAAGAGCAAGCGGATCACGCGTTTGCGCGACAAGAATTGGATAGAAACGCGCAACGGGTACTGGCGATGCTTGGCACGCCGCAATCAGAACATGCAG AAGGCAGCGATAGCTTCCTAGAGCTGGAGTGTCATTTGCAATCTTCTGGTCAAGTAGTTGCTAATCAACAGTTGGAGATAGCAGATTTACAGTCTCTGTGTCGTATGTTAAGTAGG GATTTGGAGAAAAGCTTGGCTGCCCAGAAGGCATTGTTACAACAGCAACAGGAGCTGGAAGCTGAGTCGGCAGAGATGCAAGATTTCCTCCAAGAAGAAAAAGCTACTTTGGCGGACGCTTTAAAAGAGGCGGAAACAGAG CTTGCGAAAAAGGAGGAACTGTTAACGAAACGCGAATTGGAATTAGAGAGGCAAACGGAGGAATGCAAACATTTAGTGCGAATCAGCGAACAACGAAG ACAAGAAAATTTATCTATGAGCATGAAATTAAATGCAGTCGAACGACGAAGCAGGGAACTCTTACTTACACAAGGCGCTGCCGTTTCCGGAGCTGCGGTTGCGCTTTCCGGTCTTGGAACTAGGCTAGAGGGATTAGTAGACCAGCTGATAACATCCTATAGTATCTCAGTGAAAGACCTTGAA gATGTGATATATCACAATGAAGCATACAGTAGAAGCAATAGTAGCATTGAATCGAGTCCTGTTAGCTCTAAACATAGCCTGAAAGAGTGTACACCTAGTCCAAAAAGCGGTTCCTTCGTTTCCGCGGTAATTGGAGCAATCCGGAACGCGGCGACGCATCCTTTTGCAACGAAAAACACCGATAAAAAATCTACCTTAGAATCAGCCAAACAAATGTATAAGG aattgaGCATGGAATCATCGTCCGACTTACTCGATTTCGAAACCGAGCCATGCCTGATGATGGAAAGCGTGTTAGAAGATGTTCCCCTGCCCGATACATACTCGCATAACATGGTATCGAGTAGCGACTCGCTTCGCAGAGCTTTGAGTTTTCCGGAAACTGTGGACGAGAGTAATCTGAAAAAGACGCGCACCAACGAGGAGTGTTCGAGTCTTACGAATCTCACGCAAGCTATTTTACATCGTCGTAAG GTCGAAAACGAGGAAGACGATGATTGTGACTCTATCAGTGAGTCAGACACTGGCACCAATGAAGGCCCATTGGCTTCGGATTATTGTCCTGCTGTTGGTCTTGTTGATCAAGTAATCGATGTAGATAACCTCGtcacgaaattattaaaagtattgcGAATAATACAGCTCGATAACGACACGTGTATTCAGGAGCTGAAAGAAGAGaa ATCCGAATTAGAAACGAAATTGGAAGTAACTGTAACGGAATTAGAGGAATTGCGTAAAATCGTGGACAGCCTGCATCAATCGGACGAAATTCTCAGCAACACTTCGGACAGAAGACGTAGCGTGATGGAGAACTGTCGTCTACTGATCAAAGAG GCGGGTAAGgaggaattaaaatttgacGAGCCCGCAGTTGCTAATAATAGTGGAGGAGCTACGAACTGCGAAGATCTCAACGCGAACGCAGCGGCTCAACCATCTTCCTAA
- the LOC122567541 gene encoding uncharacterized protein LOC122567541 isoform X9 yields MTTTERIASYSLAPRFFSFFKNGNREMSVSPTNEQPSLEMEKTPLEDNSLKVSPVQNVARQDSGVPEDLASPLVEVDKPLHEDDMDSTINSDCNITVIHVTESSEATKPDSTLNNERKDYTGEGKDSKDGSDSGVEGCATEVPRVRSRNSIDYASSCGGLDEASCDSSLVSCCSVYEDPCATLPDDVRLTNGGEGTSEGGSESSSIAGSVSARANRTNTKRTIAVSNTSKKKTTTTETQKNARVKPTPLSTNYSATPARSKPRTATPRGILSKTQPTTRDRARSREKPAVRENSNDNTANNSRVTTTFRSGLNSMPPRTRTRPIPDSLPSVLTTEINKDLAQRGRGQSGSCRSRGGSSTRGARTPSSTPSEEIRKPLSTPRVPYTGRAEASKASRPDKMTTSMDNKALDTYATLPRRNRNKISIAKVSEKTDRTIRSRSGSRDASLSRQQIEKKTTTKDSSGHKSLPPYPRHKTVEKTRIYHETSVQTGLTGHDIENALSGVPNAVTGPEVVERLHEQCQTEGTWEDMHAMQTDLKRLNEETSQQKEENEKLKAEIVEVKRLLEEEQADHAFARQELDRNAQRVLAMLGTPQSEHAEGSDSFLELECHLQSSGQVVANQQLEIADLQSLCRMLSRDLEKSLAAQKALLQQQQELEAESAEMQDFLQEEKATLADALKEAETELAKKEELLTKRELELERQTEECKHLVRISEQRRQENLSMSMKLNAVERRSRELLLTQGAAVSGAAVALSGLGTRLEGLVDQLITSYSISVKDLEDVIYHNEAYSRSNSSIESSPVSSKHSLKECTPSPKSGSFVSAVIGAIRNAATHPFATKNTDKKSTLESAKQMYKELSMESSSDLLDFETEPCLMMESVLEDVPLPDTYSHNMVSSSDSLRRALSFPETVDESNLKKTRTNEECSSLTNLTQAILHRRKVENEEDDDCDSISESDTGTNEGPLASDYCPAVGLVDQVIDVDNLVTKLLKVLRIIQLDNDTCIQELKEENDLQIRIRNEIGSNCNGIRGIA; encoded by the exons AATGGCAACCGCGAAATGAGCGTGTCACCGACGAACGAGCAACCAAGCCTCGAGATGGAGAAGACGCCGCTCGAGGACAACAGTCTGAAAGTTTCGCCAGTGCAGAATGTGGCGAGGCAAGACTCCGGAGTTCCGGAGGACCTCGCCTCGCCATTGGTCGAAGTCGATAAGCCTTTGCACGAGGATGATATGGACTCGACGATAAACAGCGACTGCAACATCACCGTGATCCACGTCACCGAATCTTCCGAGGCAACTAAGCCAGATTCAACTCTGAACAACGAGAGGAAGGATTATACGGGTGAAGGGAAGGACAGCAAAGACGGAAGCGACAGTGGAGTGGAGGGATGCGCCACCGAGGTGCCAAGG GTACGAAGTCGGAACAGCATAGATTATGCGAGCAGCTGCGGCGGCCTCGACGAGGCGTCCTGCGATTCCAGTCTAGTCAGTTGTTGCTCCGTCTACGAGGACCCATGCGCAACTTTGCCCGACGACGTGAGGTTGACCAACGGTGGAGAAGGTACCAGCGAAGGTGGTAGCGAAAGTTCCTCCATAGCAGGCAGCGTTTCCGCCAGGGCAAATCGAACGAACACCAAGAGAACCATAGCCGTCTCCAACACtagtaaaaagaaaaccaCTACGACCGAGACTCAAAAGAACGCTAGGGTAAAGCCAACGCCATTAAGCACCAATTATTCGGCGACTCCAGCACGTTCCAAGCCACGTACCGCGACTCCAAGGGGCATCCTGAGCAAAACACAGCCAACGACGAGGGACAGGGCCCGGTCCCGGGAGAAACCTGCTGTCAGAGAGAATAGTAATGATAACACGGCAAATAACAGTCGAGTGACGACGACATTCCGTTCAGGATTGAATTCAATGCCGCCGCGAACGAGGACGAGGCCGATTCCCGATTCACTGCCATCCGTACTCACCACGGAAATTAACAAGGACCTGGCGCAGCGTGGCCGAGGTCAGAGCGGTAGCTGCAGATCTAGAGGTGGGTCCAGTACACGTGGCGCACGCACGCCGAGTTCGACGCCGTCCGAAGAGATTCGAAAACCTCTGTCCACCCCTAGGGTACCTTACACAGGTCGTGCCGAAGCTTCGAAAGCTTCTAGACCGGATAAGATGACCACAAGTATGGATAACAAGGCGCTGGATACGTACGCCACGTTACCTAGAAGGAACaggaataaaataagtatCGCTAAAGTCAGTGAAAAGACGGACAGGACTATCAGAAGTAGATCTGGAAGTAGAGACGCGAGCCTGAGTAGACAACAGATCGAAAAGAAGACCACAACCAAAGATTCTTCGGGGCACAAGAGTCTGCCGCCATATCCTAGGCATAAGACCGTGGAGAAGACGCGTATTTACCACGAGACCAGCGTGCAAACTGGTCTGACCGGTCACGATATTGAGAACGCTTTGTCCGGGGTGCCGAACGCTGTCACTGGCCCGGAAGTGGTGGAGAGACTGCACGAACAATGTCAAACGGAGGGCACGTGGGAGGACATGCACGCGATGCAGACCGACTTGAAAAGgttaaacgaagaaacgtcgCAGCAAAAAGAGGAGAACGAGAAGTTAAAGGCTGAGATCGTGGAAGTGAAGCGTCTTCTTGAAGAAGAGCAAGCGGATCACGCGTTTGCGCGACAAGAATTGGATAGAAACGCGCAACGGGTACTGGCGATGCTTGGCACGCCGCAATCAGAACATGCAG AAGGCAGCGATAGCTTCCTAGAGCTGGAGTGTCATTTGCAATCTTCTGGTCAAGTAGTTGCTAATCAACAGTTGGAGATAGCAGATTTACAGTCTCTGTGTCGTATGTTAAGTAGG GATTTGGAGAAAAGCTTGGCTGCCCAGAAGGCATTGTTACAACAGCAACAGGAGCTGGAAGCTGAGTCGGCAGAGATGCAAGATTTCCTCCAAGAAGAAAAAGCTACTTTGGCGGACGCTTTAAAAGAGGCGGAAACAGAG CTTGCGAAAAAGGAGGAACTGTTAACGAAACGCGAATTGGAATTAGAGAGGCAAACGGAGGAATGCAAACATTTAGTGCGAATCAGCGAACAACGAAG ACAAGAAAATTTATCTATGAGCATGAAATTAAATGCAGTCGAACGACGAAGCAGGGAACTCTTACTTACACAAGGCGCTGCCGTTTCCGGAGCTGCGGTTGCGCTTTCCGGTCTTGGAACTAGGCTAGAGGGATTAGTAGACCAGCTGATAACATCCTATAGTATCTCAGTGAAAGACCTTGAA gATGTGATATATCACAATGAAGCATACAGTAGAAGCAATAGTAGCATTGAATCGAGTCCTGTTAGCTCTAAACATAGCCTGAAAGAGTGTACACCTAGTCCAAAAAGCGGTTCCTTCGTTTCCGCGGTAATTGGAGCAATCCGGAACGCGGCGACGCATCCTTTTGCAACGAAAAACACCGATAAAAAATCTACCTTAGAATCAGCCAAACAAATGTATAAGG aattgaGCATGGAATCATCGTCCGACTTACTCGATTTCGAAACCGAGCCATGCCTGATGATGGAAAGCGTGTTAGAAGATGTTCCCCTGCCCGATACATACTCGCATAACATGGTATCGAGTAGCGACTCGCTTCGCAGAGCTTTGAGTTTTCCGGAAACTGTGGACGAGAGTAATCTGAAAAAGACGCGCACCAACGAGGAGTGTTCGAGTCTTACGAATCTCACGCAAGCTATTTTACATCGTCGTAAG GTCGAAAACGAGGAAGACGATGATTGTGACTCTATCAGTGAGTCAGACACTGGCACCAATGAAGGCCCATTGGCTTCGGATTATTGTCCTGCTGTTGGTCTTGTTGATCAAGTAATCGATGTAGATAACCTCGtcacgaaattattaaaagtattgcGAATAATACAGCTCGATAACGACACGTGTATTCAGGAGCTGAAAGAAGAGaa TGATTTGCAGATCCGAATTAGAAACGAAATTGGAAGTAACTGTAACGGAATTAGAGGAATTGCGTAA
- the LOC122567541 gene encoding uncharacterized protein LOC122567541 isoform X7, giving the protein MSVSPTNEQPSLEMEKTPLEDNSLKVSPVQNVARQDSGVPEDLASPLVEVDKPLHEDDMDSTINSDCNITVIHVTESSEATKPDSTLNNERKDYTGEGKDSKDGSDSGVEGCATEVPRVRSRNSIDYASSCGGLDEASCDSSLVSCCSVYEDPCATLPDDVRLTNGGEGTSEGGSESSSIAGSVSARANRTNTKRTIAVSNTSKKKTTTTETQKNARVKPTPLSTNYSATPARSKPRTATPRGILSKTQPTTRDRARSREKPAVRENSNDNTANNSRVTTTFRSGLNSMPPRTRTRPIPDSLPSVLTTEINKDLAQRGRGQSGSCRSRGGSSTRGARTPSSTPSEEIRKPLSTPRVPYTGRAEASKASRPDKMTTSMDNKALDTYATLPRRNRNKISIAKVSEKTDRTIRSRSGSRDASLSRQQIEKKTTTKDSSGHKSLPPYPRHKTVEKTRIYHETSVQTGLTGHDIENALSGVPNAVTGPEVVERLHEQCQTEGTWEDMHAMQTDLKRLNEETSQQKEENEKLKAEIVEVKRLLEEEQADHAFARQELDRNAQRVLAMLGTPQSEHAEGSDSFLELECHLQSSGQVVANQQLEIADLQSLCRMLSRDLEKSLAAQKALLQQQQELEAESAEMQDFLQEEKATLADALKEAETELAKKEELLTKRELELERQTEECKHLVRISEQRRQENLSMSMKLNAVERRSRELLLTQGAAVSGAAVALSGLGTRLEGLVDQLITSYSISVKDLEDVIYHNEAYSRSNSSIESSPVSSKHSLKECTPSPKSGSFVSAVIGAIRNAATHPFATKNTDKKSTLESAKQMYKELSMESSSDLLDFETEPCLMMESVLEDVPLPDTYSHNMVSSSDSLRRALSFPETVDESNLKKTRTNEECSSLTNLTQAILHRRKVENEEDDDCDSISESDTGTNEGPLASDYCPAVGLVDQVIDVDNLVTKLLKVLRIIQLDNDTCIQELKEEKSELETKLEVTVTELEELRKIVDSLHQSDEILSNTSDRRRSVMENCRLLIKEAGKEELKFDEPAVANNSGGATNCEDLNANAAAQPSS; this is encoded by the exons ATGAGCGTGTCACCGACGAACGAGCAACCAAGCCTCGAGATGGAGAAGACGCCGCTCGAGGACAACAGTCTGAAAGTTTCGCCAGTGCAGAATGTGGCGAGGCAAGACTCCGGAGTTCCGGAGGACCTCGCCTCGCCATTGGTCGAAGTCGATAAGCCTTTGCACGAGGATGATATGGACTCGACGATAAACAGCGACTGCAACATCACCGTGATCCACGTCACCGAATCTTCCGAGGCAACTAAGCCAGATTCAACTCTGAACAACGAGAGGAAGGATTATACGGGTGAAGGGAAGGACAGCAAAGACGGAAGCGACAGTGGAGTGGAGGGATGCGCCACCGAGGTGCCAAGG GTACGAAGTCGGAACAGCATAGATTATGCGAGCAGCTGCGGCGGCCTCGACGAGGCGTCCTGCGATTCCAGTCTAGTCAGTTGTTGCTCCGTCTACGAGGACCCATGCGCAACTTTGCCCGACGACGTGAGGTTGACCAACGGTGGAGAAGGTACCAGCGAAGGTGGTAGCGAAAGTTCCTCCATAGCAGGCAGCGTTTCCGCCAGGGCAAATCGAACGAACACCAAGAGAACCATAGCCGTCTCCAACACtagtaaaaagaaaaccaCTACGACCGAGACTCAAAAGAACGCTAGGGTAAAGCCAACGCCATTAAGCACCAATTATTCGGCGACTCCAGCACGTTCCAAGCCACGTACCGCGACTCCAAGGGGCATCCTGAGCAAAACACAGCCAACGACGAGGGACAGGGCCCGGTCCCGGGAGAAACCTGCTGTCAGAGAGAATAGTAATGATAACACGGCAAATAACAGTCGAGTGACGACGACATTCCGTTCAGGATTGAATTCAATGCCGCCGCGAACGAGGACGAGGCCGATTCCCGATTCACTGCCATCCGTACTCACCACGGAAATTAACAAGGACCTGGCGCAGCGTGGCCGAGGTCAGAGCGGTAGCTGCAGATCTAGAGGTGGGTCCAGTACACGTGGCGCACGCACGCCGAGTTCGACGCCGTCCGAAGAGATTCGAAAACCTCTGTCCACCCCTAGGGTACCTTACACAGGTCGTGCCGAAGCTTCGAAAGCTTCTAGACCGGATAAGATGACCACAAGTATGGATAACAAGGCGCTGGATACGTACGCCACGTTACCTAGAAGGAACaggaataaaataagtatCGCTAAAGTCAGTGAAAAGACGGACAGGACTATCAGAAGTAGATCTGGAAGTAGAGACGCGAGCCTGAGTAGACAACAGATCGAAAAGAAGACCACAACCAAAGATTCTTCGGGGCACAAGAGTCTGCCGCCATATCCTAGGCATAAGACCGTGGAGAAGACGCGTATTTACCACGAGACCAGCGTGCAAACTGGTCTGACCGGTCACGATATTGAGAACGCTTTGTCCGGGGTGCCGAACGCTGTCACTGGCCCGGAAGTGGTGGAGAGACTGCACGAACAATGTCAAACGGAGGGCACGTGGGAGGACATGCACGCGATGCAGACCGACTTGAAAAGgttaaacgaagaaacgtcgCAGCAAAAAGAGGAGAACGAGAAGTTAAAGGCTGAGATCGTGGAAGTGAAGCGTCTTCTTGAAGAAGAGCAAGCGGATCACGCGTTTGCGCGACAAGAATTGGATAGAAACGCGCAACGGGTACTGGCGATGCTTGGCACGCCGCAATCAGAACATGCAG AAGGCAGCGATAGCTTCCTAGAGCTGGAGTGTCATTTGCAATCTTCTGGTCAAGTAGTTGCTAATCAACAGTTGGAGATAGCAGATTTACAGTCTCTGTGTCGTATGTTAAGTAGG GATTTGGAGAAAAGCTTGGCTGCCCAGAAGGCATTGTTACAACAGCAACAGGAGCTGGAAGCTGAGTCGGCAGAGATGCAAGATTTCCTCCAAGAAGAAAAAGCTACTTTGGCGGACGCTTTAAAAGAGGCGGAAACAGAG CTTGCGAAAAAGGAGGAACTGTTAACGAAACGCGAATTGGAATTAGAGAGGCAAACGGAGGAATGCAAACATTTAGTGCGAATCAGCGAACAACGAAG ACAAGAAAATTTATCTATGAGCATGAAATTAAATGCAGTCGAACGACGAAGCAGGGAACTCTTACTTACACAAGGCGCTGCCGTTTCCGGAGCTGCGGTTGCGCTTTCCGGTCTTGGAACTAGGCTAGAGGGATTAGTAGACCAGCTGATAACATCCTATAGTATCTCAGTGAAAGACCTTGAA gATGTGATATATCACAATGAAGCATACAGTAGAAGCAATAGTAGCATTGAATCGAGTCCTGTTAGCTCTAAACATAGCCTGAAAGAGTGTACACCTAGTCCAAAAAGCGGTTCCTTCGTTTCCGCGGTAATTGGAGCAATCCGGAACGCGGCGACGCATCCTTTTGCAACGAAAAACACCGATAAAAAATCTACCTTAGAATCAGCCAAACAAATGTATAAGG aattgaGCATGGAATCATCGTCCGACTTACTCGATTTCGAAACCGAGCCATGCCTGATGATGGAAAGCGTGTTAGAAGATGTTCCCCTGCCCGATACATACTCGCATAACATGGTATCGAGTAGCGACTCGCTTCGCAGAGCTTTGAGTTTTCCGGAAACTGTGGACGAGAGTAATCTGAAAAAGACGCGCACCAACGAGGAGTGTTCGAGTCTTACGAATCTCACGCAAGCTATTTTACATCGTCGTAAG GTCGAAAACGAGGAAGACGATGATTGTGACTCTATCAGTGAGTCAGACACTGGCACCAATGAAGGCCCATTGGCTTCGGATTATTGTCCTGCTGTTGGTCTTGTTGATCAAGTAATCGATGTAGATAACCTCGtcacgaaattattaaaagtattgcGAATAATACAGCTCGATAACGACACGTGTATTCAGGAGCTGAAAGAAGAGaa ATCCGAATTAGAAACGAAATTGGAAGTAACTGTAACGGAATTAGAGGAATTGCGTAAAATCGTGGACAGCCTGCATCAATCGGACGAAATTCTCAGCAACACTTCGGACAGAAGACGTAGCGTGATGGAGAACTGTCGTCTACTGATCAAAGAG GCGGGTAAGgaggaattaaaatttgacGAGCCCGCAGTTGCTAATAATAGTGGAGGAGCTACGAACTGCGAAGATCTCAACGCGAACGCAGCGGCTCAACCATCTTCCTAA